Proteins from a genomic interval of Nematostella vectensis chromosome 5, jaNemVect1.1, whole genome shotgun sequence:
- the LOC5511206 gene encoding forkhead box protein B1 yields the protein MPRPLRNSYGSAKPPYSYISLTAMAIQSSPQKMLSLSEIYQFIMDHFPFYRDNTQRWQNSLRHNLSFNDCFVKIPRRPDQPGKGSLWALHPDCGTMFENGSFLRRRKRFKSERERTSKLAKLISATREDEDELSPSEQESAPSPTGFKHPFAIENLIGVERKSTPLATAPAPIPSLPTCPTCVNTPTSTGLSGYQNNLWAPIPTYCAKPCAHHRETSRKELEYASRFRPAYARYAPELGCVSEVIPFYSSVTNTSYASPMFR from the coding sequence ATGCCTAGACCACTACGAAACAGTTACGGCAGCGCTAAACCTCCGTACTCCTATATCTCTCTCACGGCTATGGCGATACAGAGCTCACCGCAAAAGATGCTCTCTCTGAGCGAGATCTACCAATTCATCATGGACCATTTTCCCTTCTACCGCGATAACACGCAACGCTGGCAGAACTCCCTTCGTCACAACTTATCGTTCAATGATTGTTTCGTGAAGATTCCTCGTCGTCCTGATCAGCCAGGAAAAGGAAGCTTGTGGGCTCTTCACCCAGACTGTGGCACAATGTTCGAGAATGGCAGCTTTCTAAGGCGCCGTAAACGCTTTAAGTCAGAACGAGAAAGGACATCAAAACTCGCCAAGCTTATCAGCGCGACGAGAGAAGACGAGGATGAACTCAGCCCGTCTGAGCAAGAGAGTGCTCCAAGCCCGACGGGATTCAAGCACCCATTCGCCATCGAGAACTTAATAGGCGTCGAAAGAAAAAGCACACCGTTGGCGACGGCCCCGGCACCGATTCCCTCTCTTCCTACATGTCCTACGTGCGTGAATACTCCGACTTCTACGGGACTTTCTGGGTACCAGAACAATCTTTGGGCTCCGATACCGACCTACTGTGCGAAACCGTGCGCGCACCATCGCGAGACAAGTAGAAAGGAGCTTGAATATGCGTCGCGATTTCGACCGGCTTACGCGCGCTACGCTCCCGAGCTAGGCTGCGTAAGTGAAGTTATTCCCTTCTACTCCTCCGTGACGAACACTTCGTACGCTTCGCCTATGTTTAGATGA